In one Vulgatibacter incomptus genomic region, the following are encoded:
- a CDS encoding serine/threonine-protein kinase → MASSTSPAEPFRPHVFGKFFLLQKLGMGGMAEIYRAKMAGSGGFEKELVIKRILPALSSESQFVRMLVNEAKLTVALTHPTIAQIFELGEIEGQYFISMELVEGATLHDLIFLSRKMGRPLTIEQSMYLCIEVLRGLEYAHKRTDGAGRALGIVHCDVSPDNVMVTWEGGVKLLDFGVARAAQSSLSNYKEGTLMGKLSYASPEQAEGERFDHRVDLFAVGVMFYELLTDTHPFGRVQTVEALIESRKKKVVPPSKIRAGLPAEIDAFVLKSLARSVENRFQTAKEMADELMDVLFPTPTSAVAEHLSASMRDLYRERIERQQRLRANDSLHIKVLANARSKTGETPVPALPAQPTEATAPQLPPGQGTRIFVSGLSDSTFSEPPPPGSRTRTSSRSVPRSVASGPFRGSPRPGLIAAAAAAGLVAGAGSVVGWQRSQPPALVVLSEPAGAEVLFEGVPLGRTPLVLDDSPVPRGGEVVVRLSGYKDAGVRPEAANSLLARAKVSLESSIGTLRVESQPPGARVTVDGHYVGLTPTDIPGIATNEAHRVELELRGYQQDSFVHWPHDPGPVIIRTLERL, encoded by the coding sequence ATGGCTTCTTCGACCAGTCCCGCCGAGCCCTTCCGGCCACACGTATTCGGGAAGTTCTTCCTCCTCCAGAAGCTCGGAATGGGAGGAATGGCGGAGATCTACCGCGCGAAGATGGCGGGGAGCGGCGGCTTCGAGAAGGAGCTGGTGATCAAGCGGATCCTCCCCGCCCTCTCCTCCGAGTCGCAGTTCGTGCGGATGCTGGTCAACGAGGCCAAGCTCACGGTCGCGCTGACCCACCCCACGATCGCCCAGATCTTCGAGCTCGGGGAGATCGAGGGCCAGTACTTCATCTCGATGGAGCTGGTGGAGGGCGCCACCCTCCACGACCTCATCTTCCTCTCGCGGAAGATGGGCAGGCCCCTGACCATCGAGCAGTCGATGTACCTCTGCATCGAGGTGCTCCGAGGTCTGGAGTACGCGCACAAGCGCACCGATGGTGCAGGCAGGGCCCTCGGCATCGTCCACTGCGACGTCTCGCCGGACAACGTGATGGTCACCTGGGAAGGGGGCGTGAAGCTCCTGGACTTCGGGGTGGCCCGCGCCGCGCAGAGCTCCCTCTCCAACTACAAGGAGGGGACGCTCATGGGGAAGCTCAGCTACGCGTCCCCCGAGCAGGCGGAAGGCGAGCGCTTCGACCACCGCGTCGATCTCTTCGCGGTGGGCGTGATGTTCTACGAGCTCCTCACCGACACCCACCCCTTCGGCCGCGTCCAGACGGTGGAAGCGCTGATCGAGTCGCGCAAGAAGAAGGTGGTCCCTCCGTCCAAGATCCGCGCCGGCCTCCCCGCCGAGATCGACGCCTTCGTGTTGAAGAGCCTCGCACGCTCGGTGGAAAATCGGTTCCAGACGGCCAAGGAGATGGCCGACGAGCTGATGGACGTCCTCTTCCCGACCCCGACCAGCGCCGTCGCCGAGCACCTCTCGGCGTCGATGCGCGACCTCTACCGGGAGCGGATCGAGCGGCAGCAGCGCCTGCGGGCGAACGACTCCCTCCACATCAAGGTGCTCGCCAACGCCCGGTCGAAGACCGGGGAGACGCCGGTCCCCGCCCTTCCGGCGCAGCCAACGGAAGCGACGGCGCCACAGCTTCCGCCAGGCCAGGGCACACGGATCTTCGTCTCGGGACTGTCGGATTCGACCTTCTCCGAGCCGCCTCCGCCCGGCAGCAGGACCCGCACCTCCTCCCGGTCGGTCCCTCGCAGCGTCGCCTCGGGGCCTTTCCGTGGGAGCCCGCGACCGGGCCTCATCGCCGCTGCCGCGGCGGCCGGCCTCGTCGCCGGAGCGGGCTCGGTCGTCGGCTGGCAGCGGAGCCAGCCGCCGGCGCTCGTGGTCCTGAGCGAGCCCGCTGGCGCGGAGGTGCTCTTCGAAGGCGTTCCCCTTGGCCGAACGCCGCTCGTCCTCGACGACTCTCCCGTGCCCCGTGGCGGAGAGGTCGTCGTGCGTCTGTCGGGATACAAGGACGCGGGCGTGCGCCCGGAGGCCGCCAACAGCCTCCTGGCCCGGGCGAAGGTGTCCCTGGAGTCCTCGATCGGCACGTTGCGGGTCGAGTCGCAGCCCCCGGGGGCGCGGGTGACGGTGGACGGCCACTACGTCGGCCTCACGCCGACGGACATCCCGGGCATCGCCACGAACGAGGCCCACCGGGTCGAGCTCGAGCTGCGCGGCTACCAGCAGGACTCCTTCGTCCACTGGCCGCACGATCCGGGGCCCGTGATTATCCGAACCCTCGAGAGGCTCTGA
- a CDS encoding FHA domain-containing protein, which produces MRLIIEDDTGRKYLVPLEQDELTIGRHEANHVRLTERNVSRRHCRFLRAGESVFVEDLQSSNGLWVNGSPILGRRQVSPGDRISVGDYLLAVERPPREAAPPETTSTLPKSGGSPGPAGIPIPPFPGKAPRPPDADLDVAIDAPRLVIVGGELPGRVLVLAEKELWLGRSPGADLSIDHRSLAPLHCRIEPVPGGGRRIVRANPSLPLAVNGESCADAVLRPGDTVVVGALPMRMVGPGELVRIPRA; this is translated from the coding sequence TTGAGACTGATCATCGAGGACGACACGGGCCGGAAGTACCTGGTCCCGCTCGAGCAGGACGAGCTCACAATCGGCCGCCACGAGGCCAACCACGTCCGGCTGACCGAGCGCAACGTCTCCCGCCGCCACTGTCGCTTCCTCCGCGCGGGCGAGTCGGTCTTCGTCGAGGATCTCCAGAGCTCGAACGGCCTCTGGGTGAACGGTAGCCCGATCCTGGGCCGCCGGCAGGTCTCGCCAGGGGATCGGATCTCGGTGGGGGACTACCTGCTCGCGGTCGAGCGCCCGCCCCGCGAGGCTGCGCCCCCCGAGACGACCTCGACCCTCCCGAAGAGCGGAGGCTCGCCGGGGCCGGCCGGGATCCCGATCCCGCCCTTTCCGGGCAAGGCCCCTCGGCCGCCCGACGCCGACCTCGACGTCGCGATCGACGCGCCGAGGCTGGTGATCGTCGGAGGCGAGCTCCCGGGCCGGGTGCTGGTCCTCGCGGAGAAGGAGCTGTGGCTCGGCAGGAGCCCCGGAGCCGATCTCTCGATCGATCACCGCTCGCTGGCGCCGCTCCACTGCCGCATCGAGCCGGTCCCGGGAGGCGGGCGCCGGATCGTCCGCGCGAACCCCTCGCTCCCGCTCGCGGTCAACGGGGAGTCCTGCGCCGACGCGGTCCTCCGCCCGGGGGACACGGTCGTCGTCGGCGCCTTGCCGATGCGCATGGTCGGGCCCGGCGAGCTCGTCCGGATCCCGCGCGCCTGA
- a CDS encoding rhomboid family intramembrane serine protease produces MKSVSARSAAEEVGPDSAGPTSSHAQSLSSTITIRGPGGEETLELEEFEERVERGQIDPASEVRFPPVTGAGWVRAVELEPFRGRYEPRALYFSRAFHLGRIPLLTIALALANVAVFLLSRRAGPVDTGTLLDFGAKAGPLLHDLGELWRLLTANFVHRDWAHLGFNLFVVFHFGAAVENAYRPLDYLLILFAAALGTTTLSYAMTDAASAGASGIAYGMLGAAVVFGLKYRRILPARYRSVLGGAVLPTVFVFLYIGWISSGVDNWGHVGGLVAGATVTALLSPRLLGDPPGLRSTVLTRIAPLAFGLLAVLAGGAVLRDRLPALVEVRSPRYGLALELPTRWLQRDELVFDNGMTASGRASLTAGVRLADESPDLESAAAAFVARELAPEEQAGRISQLELGRLRWAFVGGMLGVAQEVRFVADETPMRVTAHLFSRGNLLYNLIVARPNRLDGYDRVFERILATVRPIEPEFLLEARERVRIEPSRYESWMSLADAERQLGNSRQATEAVESAERLQPGRWEAAARLADLSFQDGLPGEGCRHAAAARRLAPEEPLALLVLAECTISHGDPAAAATMLDLALVARPPEPILRARLERLRATLR; encoded by the coding sequence ATGAAGAGCGTTTCCGCGCGGAGCGCGGCTGAAGAAGTCGGGCCCGATTCGGCGGGACCGACTTCTTCACACGCTCAGAGCCTGTCGAGCACCATCACGATCCGGGGCCCGGGAGGCGAGGAGACCCTCGAGCTCGAGGAGTTCGAGGAGCGCGTCGAGCGGGGCCAGATCGACCCCGCCAGCGAGGTCCGCTTCCCGCCGGTGACCGGCGCGGGATGGGTCCGGGCGGTGGAGCTCGAGCCCTTCCGCGGACGCTACGAGCCCCGGGCCCTCTACTTCAGCCGCGCCTTCCACCTCGGGCGGATCCCGCTCCTGACCATCGCCCTGGCCCTCGCGAACGTGGCGGTCTTCCTGCTCTCCCGGCGCGCGGGTCCGGTCGACACCGGGACGCTCCTCGACTTCGGAGCGAAGGCGGGGCCCCTCCTCCACGACCTGGGTGAGCTGTGGCGGCTGCTCACCGCCAACTTCGTCCACCGGGACTGGGCCCACCTCGGCTTCAACCTCTTCGTGGTCTTCCACTTCGGCGCGGCGGTCGAGAACGCCTACCGGCCCCTCGACTACCTGCTGATCCTCTTCGCCGCCGCCCTCGGCACCACGACGCTCAGCTACGCGATGACCGACGCCGCCTCGGCGGGGGCGTCGGGGATCGCCTACGGGATGTTGGGCGCGGCGGTGGTCTTCGGGCTGAAGTACCGCCGGATCCTCCCCGCGCGCTACCGCAGCGTCCTCGGCGGCGCCGTCTTGCCCACGGTGTTCGTATTCCTCTACATCGGGTGGATCTCCTCCGGCGTCGACAACTGGGGACACGTGGGCGGCCTCGTGGCGGGGGCGACGGTGACCGCGCTCCTCAGCCCCAGGCTCCTCGGCGATCCTCCCGGCCTACGCTCCACGGTCCTCACCCGGATCGCGCCCCTGGCCTTCGGCCTCCTCGCGGTCCTGGCCGGCGGCGCGGTCCTCCGGGATCGCCTTCCCGCGCTCGTGGAGGTGAGGAGCCCGCGCTACGGCCTCGCCCTCGAGCTTCCGACGCGATGGCTCCAGCGCGACGAGCTCGTCTTCGACAACGGGATGACGGCGAGCGGCAGGGCGTCGCTCACGGCTGGAGTGCGGCTCGCGGACGAGTCGCCGGATCTGGAGTCGGCGGCCGCTGCGTTCGTGGCGCGGGAGCTCGCGCCCGAGGAGCAGGCGGGCCGGATCTCCCAACTGGAGCTCGGCAGGCTCCGCTGGGCGTTCGTGGGAGGCATGCTCGGCGTGGCCCAGGAGGTGCGCTTCGTCGCGGACGAGACCCCGATGCGGGTCACCGCCCACCTATTCTCCCGTGGAAATCTCCTCTACAACCTGATCGTCGCGCGCCCGAATCGCCTGGACGGCTACGATCGGGTGTTCGAGAGGATCCTCGCCACCGTGCGCCCCATCGAGCCGGAGTTCCTCCTGGAGGCCCGGGAGCGCGTGCGGATCGAGCCGTCGCGCTACGAGAGCTGGATGTCGCTGGCGGACGCGGAGAGGCAGCTCGGCAACTCACGCCAGGCCACCGAGGCGGTGGAGTCAGCGGAGCGGCTCCAGCCGGGGCGTTGGGAGGCGGCGGCCCGCCTCGCCGATCTCTCGTTCCAGGACGGCCTCCCGGGCGAAGGCTGCCGCCACGCGGCTGCCGCTCGCCGCCTCGCTCCCGAGGAGCCGCTGGCGCTGCTGGTGCTCGCCGAGTGCACGATCTCCCATGGCGATCCCGCTGCGGCTGCGACGATGCTCGATCTGGCGCTGGTGGCGCGGCCGCCCGAGCCGATCCTTCGGGCGCGGCTCGAGCGCCTCCGGGCGACGCTTCGCTAG
- a CDS encoding AAA family ATPase has protein sequence MESKPKRVLDLIRSELSASFFERDDVIEGLLCALVAGQHVLLLGPPGTAKSELAHELCQRIEGADYFQWLLTRFTTTEELFGPISLKGLEQDRYLRVTAGKLPRAHIAFLDEVFKASSSILNTLLTILNERRFDGGDGPSKVPLLSLVGAANELPEDEELSALYDRFLLRYQVEYLAEDFRFLQMLRAGPPAVRSTLRLDELTELRANAAAVEVPGEILQDLATLRRILFDKDVVASDRRYRLSLELLRARAAIHGRAKVTSDDLALLSHVLWTEPDDKGAVEEALRLVSRGHEDEVEKLLFQAREVAESAQGPHEDEEIADRASVEALSKLHDLARKVDSIVDEARGRGRALEKVSAMREELRRLVRQLLAEDGSREAESRH, from the coding sequence ATGGAATCGAAGCCGAAGCGCGTCCTCGACCTCATCCGCAGCGAGCTCTCCGCGTCCTTCTTCGAGAGGGACGACGTCATCGAAGGCCTCCTCTGTGCCCTCGTGGCGGGCCAGCACGTCCTCCTGCTCGGTCCTCCCGGCACCGCGAAGAGCGAGCTCGCACACGAGCTCTGCCAGCGGATCGAGGGGGCCGATTACTTCCAGTGGCTGCTCACGCGATTCACGACCACCGAGGAGCTCTTCGGGCCGATCTCGCTCAAGGGCCTCGAGCAGGACCGCTATCTGCGCGTCACCGCGGGCAAGCTCCCGCGGGCCCACATCGCGTTCCTGGACGAGGTGTTCAAGGCGTCCTCCTCGATCCTCAACACCCTGCTGACGATCCTGAACGAGCGCCGCTTCGACGGCGGAGACGGGCCCTCGAAGGTCCCGCTGCTCTCCCTGGTGGGGGCGGCGAACGAGCTCCCGGAGGACGAGGAGCTCTCTGCCCTCTACGACCGCTTCCTCCTCCGCTATCAGGTCGAATACCTCGCCGAGGACTTCCGCTTCCTCCAGATGCTGCGCGCCGGGCCGCCTGCCGTCCGCTCGACCCTTCGCCTCGACGAGCTCACCGAGCTGCGGGCGAACGCCGCCGCCGTGGAGGTCCCGGGCGAGATCCTCCAGGACCTCGCCACCCTGCGCAGGATCCTCTTCGACAAGGACGTGGTGGCCTCGGATCGCCGCTACCGGCTCTCGCTCGAGCTCCTCCGGGCCCGCGCCGCGATCCACGGCCGAGCGAAGGTGACCTCGGACGACCTCGCGCTCCTGTCCCACGTGCTCTGGACCGAGCCGGACGACAAGGGCGCGGTGGAGGAGGCGCTGCGCCTCGTCTCGCGGGGCCACGAGGACGAGGTGGAGAAGCTGCTCTTCCAGGCGCGGGAGGTCGCCGAGAGCGCCCAGGGGCCGCACGAAGACGAGGAGATCGCCGACAGGGCCTCGGTCGAGGCGCTGTCCAAGCTCCACGACCTCGCGCGCAAGGTGGATTCGATCGTGGACGAGGCCAGGGGACGCGGCCGCGCCCTCGAGAAGGTGAGCGCCATGCGGGAGGAGCTCCGCAGGCTGGTCCGCCAGCTCCTCGCCGAGGACGGGAGCCGCGAGGCCGAGTCGAGGCACTAG
- the epmA gene encoding EF-P lysine aminoacylase EpmA encodes MSPTSSTLRKRPASRARQKLYSRIRAYFEEAGFDEVETPLLVPAPGMEPHVDCFETRFVPEMGASGDERPMWLHGSPEFAMKRLLADGWQRIFQLGKVFRNGEIAKSHNPEFTMLEFYRVIRAEEGHRAYGPILSDLEELGARGAQAIAGSERVKVDGAEVDLSPPWDRLSVKDAFATRAGIELPMNGDAELLLARARERGFDPPPSCKSFDDLFFTIFLTAIEPTLGWPRPTFLVDWPASMAALAKLRPDDPDVAERFELYIAGREIANGYYELNDSAEQRARLVAEQELRRRLGKRVYPLDERFIEAVGRMPNCAGVAVGVDRLLMILGGFESIDEVLLFPSSEEL; translated from the coding sequence ATGAGCCCCACGTCGTCTACGCTCCGCAAGCGCCCCGCCTCCCGGGCGCGGCAGAAGCTCTACTCCCGTATCCGCGCATACTTCGAGGAGGCCGGCTTCGACGAGGTCGAGACGCCCCTTCTCGTCCCGGCCCCCGGCATGGAGCCCCACGTCGACTGCTTCGAGACCCGCTTCGTGCCGGAGATGGGCGCCTCGGGAGACGAGCGCCCCATGTGGCTCCACGGCTCCCCCGAGTTCGCGATGAAGCGGCTCCTCGCCGACGGCTGGCAGCGGATCTTCCAGCTGGGCAAGGTCTTCCGGAACGGCGAGATCGCGAAGAGCCACAACCCCGAGTTCACGATGCTCGAGTTCTACCGCGTGATCCGCGCGGAGGAAGGGCATCGCGCCTACGGGCCGATCCTGAGCGACCTCGAAGAGCTGGGGGCGCGGGGGGCCCAGGCGATCGCGGGCTCGGAGCGCGTGAAGGTCGACGGTGCCGAGGTGGATCTCTCGCCGCCCTGGGATCGACTCTCGGTGAAGGACGCCTTCGCGACCCGTGCCGGGATCGAGCTCCCCATGAACGGCGACGCGGAGCTCCTGCTCGCCCGCGCCCGCGAGCGCGGCTTCGATCCCCCGCCCTCCTGCAAGAGCTTCGACGATCTCTTCTTCACGATCTTCCTCACGGCCATCGAGCCGACCCTGGGCTGGCCCCGCCCCACCTTCCTCGTCGACTGGCCCGCGAGCATGGCCGCCCTGGCGAAGCTCCGCCCGGACGATCCCGACGTGGCGGAGCGCTTCGAGCTCTACATCGCGGGTCGGGAGATCGCGAACGGCTACTACGAGCTGAACGACTCGGCCGAGCAGCGCGCGCGCCTCGTCGCCGAGCAGGAGCTGCGCAGGCGCCTCGGCAAGCGGGTCTATCCCCTCGACGAGCGCTTCATCGAAGCGGTCGGCCGGATGCCCAACTGTGCGGGCGTCGCCGTCGGCGTGGATCGCCTGCTCATGATCCTCGGCGGCTTCGAGTCCATCGACGAGGTCCTGCTCTTTCCCTCCTCGGAGGAGCTATGA
- a CDS encoding lysophospholipid acyltransferase family protein: MSHLLRNTLAYATIASATVGFGALSTALSVLSLGRNHGTKAVAKAWGHTVLAASGVRYVVRGLDRFDHDRQFIIASNHQSLLDPPIVLCAAPQKVRFVAKRSLFHIPIFGQAIWAAGNVPIDRRRSEDATRRLEELGRRVGKDLSILFFPEGTRSVDGSLLPFKRGATMMALQTGLALLPVAVAGTAALLPKGARSLKPGVVGVAFGEPIEVAGCDLPDREALTNELRTSVERLMAEAEEARVGA, from the coding sequence ATGAGCCATCTGCTCCGGAACACCCTCGCCTATGCGACGATCGCCTCCGCCACCGTGGGCTTCGGCGCGCTCTCCACGGCCCTGAGCGTGCTCAGCCTGGGGAGGAACCACGGCACGAAGGCGGTGGCCAAGGCGTGGGGCCACACGGTGCTCGCGGCCTCCGGGGTGCGGTACGTGGTGCGCGGCCTCGATCGCTTCGATCACGACCGGCAGTTCATCATCGCCTCGAACCACCAGAGCCTCCTCGATCCGCCGATCGTCCTCTGCGCCGCGCCCCAGAAGGTCCGCTTCGTCGCGAAGCGCTCGCTCTTCCACATCCCGATCTTCGGCCAGGCGATCTGGGCCGCGGGGAACGTCCCGATCGATCGGCGGCGGTCCGAGGACGCCACGCGGAGGCTGGAGGAGCTCGGCCGGAGGGTGGGCAAGGATCTCTCGATCCTCTTCTTCCCGGAGGGGACCCGCTCGGTCGACGGCTCCCTCCTCCCCTTCAAGCGCGGCGCGACGATGATGGCCCTCCAGACCGGTCTCGCGCTGCTCCCGGTCGCCGTCGCCGGTACGGCGGCGCTCCTGCCGAAGGGCGCGCGCTCGCTGAAGCCGGGAGTGGTGGGGGTCGCGTTCGGCGAGCCGATCGAGGTCGCCGGCTGCGACCTTCCGGACCGCGAGGCGCTCACCAACGAGCTCCGCACATCGGTCGAGCGCCTGATGGCAGAGGCCGAAGAGGCACGCGTCGGCGCGTGA
- a CDS encoding diaminopimelate dehydrogenase: MTRTKKRIAVVGYGNVGRHCLDAVLESPDFELAGVVRREAAPAPAELPGVAFATRVDELGEVDGALLACPTRSVPAVARELLAKGIATCDSFDIHGEPLLALRRELGDVAVSAGTRAVISAGWDPGTDSMIRGILELMAPRGLTYTNFGPGMSMGHTVAAKAIPGVKSALSMTLPAGQGVHRRAVYVELEEGADAAEVEAAILRDAYFAHDETRVRFVDDVAALVDTGHGVVLERKGASGRTHNQQFRWEMRIQNPALTAQVMVSALRAAFRQAPGCYTLLELPIADLLPGDRETWIRKLV, from the coding sequence GTGACCCGCACCAAGAAGCGAATCGCTGTCGTCGGCTACGGGAACGTGGGCCGCCATTGTCTGGATGCGGTCCTCGAATCGCCGGACTTCGAGCTCGCCGGCGTGGTCCGCCGGGAAGCCGCGCCTGCGCCGGCGGAGCTGCCGGGCGTGGCCTTCGCGACGAGGGTCGACGAGCTCGGCGAGGTCGACGGCGCGCTGCTGGCGTGCCCGACTCGTAGCGTGCCTGCCGTCGCCCGCGAGCTCCTCGCCAAGGGCATCGCCACCTGCGACAGCTTCGACATCCACGGCGAGCCGCTCCTCGCGCTGCGGCGGGAGCTCGGCGACGTGGCCGTGTCGGCGGGCACCCGAGCGGTGATCTCGGCGGGCTGGGATCCGGGGACCGACTCGATGATCCGCGGGATCCTCGAGCTCATGGCCCCCCGCGGCCTCACCTACACCAACTTCGGACCGGGGATGTCGATGGGCCACACCGTGGCCGCGAAGGCGATCCCCGGCGTGAAGAGCGCGCTCTCGATGACCTTGCCGGCGGGGCAGGGCGTCCACCGCCGCGCGGTCTACGTCGAGCTCGAGGAAGGCGCCGACGCCGCCGAGGTCGAGGCGGCGATTCTGCGCGACGCCTACTTCGCCCACGACGAGACACGGGTCCGCTTCGTCGACGACGTCGCCGCCCTGGTCGACACGGGACACGGGGTGGTGCTCGAGCGCAAGGGGGCGTCCGGCCGGACGCACAACCAGCAGTTCCGCTGGGAGATGCGGATCCAGAACCCGGCCCTCACCGCCCAGGTGATGGTCTCGGCCCTTCGAGCCGCCTTCCGCCAGGCCCCGGGCTGCTACACGCTGCTCGAGCTGCCGATCGCGGATCTCCTCCCGGGCGACCGCGAGACCTGGATCCGCAAGCTCGTCTAG